Sequence from the Cololabis saira isolate AMF1-May2022 chromosome 9, fColSai1.1, whole genome shotgun sequence genome:
GTTTCCATCACcaacatttcatttttctgtcaaggaaaaaaaaacaaacaaaacaaaaacatgaggTCAAAATTGCCTTTTATAAATATGGTTATAAatatgaaaaacaacaacaaaatgtatGGAAATGTATCTgttaattttattcatttatttatttattaaacatacCTTTCGCAAAGTTCTCCGTATCTCTCCATTTTCAAGCCTTTGGTTGTGGAGCTGAATGGTGAGTTGATCCATCTCTTGTTGTAACTCGCTTGGCATCTCATTTGGCTGCTCTTGTTTGCATGGTAGAGAAGCCCCGTCTCTTTCTGGAAAAAGGTCCTGCTCCAAATAACTCTGCATATTCTTTATCTTACCATCAAACTTAGACATCTGCAATATTAGGAGAAAGCCAAGACAGGTGAGATCAGGGGGATTGTCAAGAACAGAGGGTCCCCTCTTTAGCTGCACCAAACTACATTTTTGTGGCAGGTTGATTTTCAACAAATAGGTTGAGACCTAACCTGCTCATCCAGTTTCTTCAATTTGGCATCTAGCTGTTTTTCCTCCTCAATCAAGCATTCCAGATTTTCTTCAGGGGATGCCAATGTCTGCTTGGAGAGGTTTCTCTCCTGATTGGGCAGAAACTGTTCAACCACATTACTCTGAATCAGCTTAAGCCCTTTGATTAACATTTGCTCACTCTCCCCTAGTTCCAAAGCTTGCTCTGTTTTTATGGCAAAAAAAGCATTTGGGTGCTTCTTAAAAGCCCTCAGCACATCTCTAACAGAGTTTTTTATGTCTCTCCCAAGCTTAGCCATCTCTCTCCTCCTGGCTTCTTCATCTTCTCCCTTTAGTTTTCCATCAGGCTCTGGCATACAATCATTTAGCTTTTCAGCTCTTTCCTCTAATATTTGATGTGCTTGGATAGCTTTACTCAAGTCTTCCTCTACAACACCTGACATTTTGTAAAACTGGATGATGCCAGGCAGAGATGCTGCTATCTCAACTTCACTGATGCAGGTTTCTATAATGTTATACATAAGTCGAATCTCAACAGGGAGCAGCTTCTTCTGTAACAAAACATCTTCTGGCTGAGTCTTGGGCATCACTGCCAAACTCTTTGCAGCCATAGTGTCACTGGATAGgagaaaagcataaaaaagtGTGAAATCATAAATTGGGGAAAAAGAGAATGATTAATCCATATTAACTTTTTTTATACCCATATCTGTATTTATGCTTATGCCAGTAATTTAGGTCTGTGTAACAGCTTTTGTTGAAACTTTAGTCTTTTTACTTTAGTCTAATTATATATAATACAGAGTGTGCATTTTATAAGACATCTTAGATTTGGTAAAGTGTAACTTTAACTTTCTACACCTTCTTTAGGGCCTCAATTGGACAAGATTATTTACTAGCTGTCATGGGGTAAAAAGTGGGTTACACACTGGACAGATGCCATAAATATAAAATGCATCATAAAGTGTTCCTCAACAGGGATGCCTCTCACTAAAGTTGTGTTATTAAAGGCTTTATCAGGTTCACATGATGATCTCGGCAAGGGTGACAAAGTTCTAAAGGAATGTTAAATTATTCTGACATTAGAGATATTCTGGATTCTGTTCAAAAATCACCCACAGTCCTcattgaaaaaatatatatcttatGCTATAGGAAAGTTTGGATTTTCCTTTAAATTTGTCTGAAAAAAATATGTACCGATACTTTAAGCAAGACTCAGAAGTTCTGGGACTGACAGGGTTCTGATAGTATTATTTTGAGTGTCTTCTCAAACAGCaataaaaatgtctgttttggGGGACTATGAAtaaatcatttgtttttttttttaaataatgcaaAAGACCTCTCATGtcgttgcaaaaaaaaaaaaataatgcatagAAAGTCAGATTTTTGCTCACAATTAAATTATGTGTATAGTTTTCTTAAAACtgatatcaatcaatcaatctttatagTACTTTATAGTACTTttgtatacaaaaaaaaaaaaaaattgaaagctTTTAGTTGCCCATACAACTAAAAGCTTGTTTAAATACTGTAAAAATGTCTTCAGCGGtattttaaaagcatcaaaccAATTGACTCAAGACTTAACAATAACACACTCAAGACTTAACAAATTTACAGAAATGACTATGTAGTTCAGATGGACAAATATACTGAATGTCtgggagaaaaaaagactgtTTTCACTGGCTATcacaaaaatgagaaaaattgATACtgtaagaaatgaaaaaaatgcataGTCTTTACAGCTGTGTTTGCACTGCTGCCTGAGTCATTTCAAAGTTTGATATCACACATATAGGATGTTGCCCTTTTCTTTTATAACATGTAttgtgtgcaaaaaaaaatactaattctaAATGCTTCTTTTAGCTTTTACTTTACTACAACACTGTTATTTTGAGTTTCTGTGTAAAGGGGAAGTGGTTTCtatgacaacaacaaaaattgTACTAGAGCTCCAAACAAAAACAGTCTGTTTTAAACAGTTTTGAAAGACTGCTGTGTTAAATACGATGCTTTTTTAAGTTCctattttgtgtttataatttttcattttccttgTAGTATTGAATTATTTATATTGTATCACTAGTGGTTTTAAAGCTGCTTAAAGCTGCCGTTGCGAGCTTGGCAAACAAGACGCACTGATAAAGTCTGTCTCCTCCtgactgccactggcagtcatccagggACTTACACAACCACAGTTACCTTCGTATTATTCGAGCttgataaaaaactgttttttgttaTCTTTTTAAGAGTAAAACTAACCtatattagtttagtttaaaatTAAGCGACTCCACTTACCTGTTGACTCGCCTCAAGCAGCTCGCTGTTAGTTTACGGTTGCTAAGATACCCtgagaagaacacacacacacacacacacacacacacacacacacacacacacacacacacacacacacacacacacacacacacacacacacacacacacacacacaaaaacatctgacttttattttgaaattaagcAACAAACACACCCCGTCTGCCGTCAACTGGTTCAGTGTCGTGAAAGTTTGTTGATCTGTCTGCAGACCTTTCGCACCATCGTCGCACTTTGATGCATTACACAGCTGACTGTATGGATTACAGAAGATACACAAACGCGTGCCTGCTTGAAGGTTAAATGTTTCCGGGAGACGTGGCTGTGGGGATGGACACAGACGGACAGAGTTACAAGGCTTCCCTTAAATCAGATGTCATGCGTGCCAAGACAAAGATCAGCTCGACCAACAACCCGCTCCTTGTACACCCAATACAGCTCGGACTGTGCTAATATTGTATCATTTGAATAGAGATATTTGTAGTCTACTGTCGTCTAAAAACTGCGTAgagttgttggtttgtttgctaACTGCAGTTAAACCTTGTGTCGTCTCTGAAATAAAGATGCGCAGGACAGACCGGGCAATTGTCTAGCCCGCTGTTAAGTTTATTAGAGTAACTCGCACTGAAGTGCTGCAAGCCTGTTTATCTGCAGGCATGGAGTCAGACGACGACGTGCCTCTCATCTTAACCTGGGACGAAGCAAACAGCGGTCTGCTCAGCGAGGAACCCGAGAGGGGAGACGAAAGTAAGTTTCCGCCTTttaagccggatttatggttccgcgttaaatcgacggcgtagtctacggcgtaggtgtgcgtcggtgtaacgcggaaccataaatcagcctttagtatCGTGGAGCAAACCAGTGGCGTATCCAGGACATTTTTACTAGGGTGGCCATACCGGGAGAACCTTTATGAATGGCATGtgatcagaggtggacagagtactcgaccccagtacttgagtaagaaaatactactggtcaaaatttactccgttacaagtaaaagtagctcagtcaaaatattactcgagtaagagtagcaaagtacttgcttttaaaggtacttaagtatccaaaagtaaatgcttttaaatttactttaagtaaaagtaagagtaagagtacatttcttattttccacatcagtaaattagtatatttttaaattttaatttaattaaattttttttattttgtctgtggtttgtctgtgacctcgttttttactcggtcgaactcaaacattgagttaagatacggccaaggattttgtgaaagtccctgctccgagtccggctcattatcagactcagacgactcagcggattgtctttcttctcctgacgcaggcgtagccattgttgtcttgacttgttgcggctctgtcttgacaaacacaggctactttggcggtatcgttttgaggaggcttgacgtatttccgctttacgtacatcccagtggagtgcgtgcactgtgataggtctcctcctttgacaaaaacagcttgtgtccaataggattttaggg
This genomic interval carries:
- the iqcd gene encoding dynein regulatory complex protein 10 isoform X2; its protein translation is MAAKSLAVMPKTQPEDVLLQKKLLPVEIRLMYNIIETCISEVEIAASLPGIIQFYKMSGVVEEDLSKAIQAHQILEERAEKLNDCMPEPDGKLKGEDEEARRREMAKLGRDIKNSVRDVLRAFKKHPNAFFAIKTEQALELGESEQMLIKGLKLIQSNVVEQFLPNQERNLSKQTLASPEENLECLIEEEKQLDAKLKKLDEQMSKFDGKIKNMQSYLEQDLFPERDGASLPCKQEQPNEMPSELQQEMDQLTIQLHNQRLENGEIRRTLRKKNEMLVMETKNVLSHFDEKMAEMQTQLEQTKIAYEKEVEELREMEKPFIALEVEHNQILEKRRLAEERRVQEKKDLELKTKAAITIQAWWRGTRFRKALKNQGKTKKTKKARSKSKKRK
- the iqcd gene encoding dynein regulatory complex protein 10 isoform X1: MFLCVCVCVCVCVCVCVCVCVCVCVCVCVCVCVCVFFSGYLSNRKLTASCLRRVNSDTMAAKSLAVMPKTQPEDVLLQKKLLPVEIRLMYNIIETCISEVEIAASLPGIIQFYKMSGVVEEDLSKAIQAHQILEERAEKLNDCMPEPDGKLKGEDEEARRREMAKLGRDIKNSVRDVLRAFKKHPNAFFAIKTEQALELGESEQMLIKGLKLIQSNVVEQFLPNQERNLSKQTLASPEENLECLIEEEKQLDAKLKKLDEQMSKFDGKIKNMQSYLEQDLFPERDGASLPCKQEQPNEMPSELQQEMDQLTIQLHNQRLENGEIRRTLRKKNEMLVMETKNVLSHFDEKMAEMQTQLEQTKIAYEKEVEELREMEKPFIALEVEHNQILEKRRLAEERRVQEKKDLELKTKAAITIQAWWRGTRFRKALKNQGKTKKTKKARSKSKKRK